A single window of Plasmodium malariae genome assembly, chromosome: 8 DNA harbors:
- the PmUG01_08033500 gene encoding conserved Plasmodium protein, unknown function, translating to MYSKDENDENNKINLNNYKNILHNKKKILGLLNKDPLEKKGNYILAEKKDNKGVVSTSECKKGQSGGIDQVKSNLEEVEEVLDESEEEEEEEEEEEEEEEEEEEEEEEEDEDDDEDYEVDEEEEEDDDDEFDEEEYDDEQREINFNSYNNSYYETYNDEEGEKYRNNIEQLLKNKNRNEKCKNKEEKNEIMFEKYNKLLSNYRVRKEKLSKDYIKDCIKDCVEEDSANSCCFSCKSEERNKNMPLNVQADVKENLKSHQGINWNNRDSNTNNIEYEEGDFIRDVLDRIDEIYYKESRYKNLKSVNNNNNNLCINDLNLNLISEYLNVDISVFHKKTTILLLGNTQSGKSSFINWFSETYVQNTSSLAKKNQITYVDIKSNFKFQFNKLQNQNYQFGVVNRLTDEGYGHYTGKAQYYGKAHANYDSTYGGKYGGTYENTCGNTRGNTRGDRYIDHDMNGPTHHNVDDHCYNENDSCGGGGKKIMFSGEHCYYLFKPFQQLRKKGHDIKKYIYGKLYYQNNLTKYMNRVNSVSFIDTSGIDDGSGIDDMSNVEYDEIIMNLSKYVDLIFIFVDSNKFSINNRLLRIINYLLDNQINKVTICLTRIDIIKKINLYRVVFYLTQYFLRNLNIFKYQSLNDTSNKRKEDEEFNDYEDETIQRHGKSFFNKNKMEKINILFNRSIRSFQNVLLFPNMLAKMITSQKNTTEKGSIKRKGINAPSSGSYYLNNITGEDGVEEKSPFSRYTSRRSAGRWMGGYDQAEVEEKDETEENCGVMSGPIRAESTVRINAGKEEEKKEEKSILKKILTTSYNSFKEKIMGSEETDQNSNKAAKHWRRQEDTTHHGGHFNYNDGQNYEGNFVRSDVKNERNDVFAKVYKRNNHQLEYVERTSNSYQERDGIINELNRSKHVKENNRLENIFEKKINYSDGLKNMSIFLFVLMYEVVTTVYSLVHTTINRYITANGSRRVVNVEKMQKLDNAHKMRYINPDDAITTGTRKRSSNINNNNNINNNINSNNNINSNGNRGESASGSSNGNAYKILEFLTIYLPEMPYDLLKREKWKYEESNIHCNHDRRKRFSCNIQYEHTEYTGMMQNDTTNYNTHDVINNNRFNKKKNYPQRRSIPEDFILLSKGNKNNNDDCYNDSIEHVSYINNNKFRGINEISRNSYITDSVYNTNNERASNYLVENDPRESSPYSSKGKYYHVGEEARLHQRVHHRDHPQVHPQYEPSNYPYTHSNNRNFNYMRMRNEDVKELNMIHELLFKIDESIDLKTNQSIYMLKRDLQNIQNSCLKKISDNNEIIKKNRSLRIQNIKFYFFKYMAIFFGFIISLLRYDLLVYFNFIKPELFFSIFSKYFLFLASYNKNSLFIAVNMLLVVAYFALYIRYNRRNYFKSLDKSDLNKLKIILLFTQIIFDEINQLHLKLLGRTDKDVRR from the coding sequence atgtattctAAGGACGAAAATGACgagaataacaaaataaacttAAACAACTACAAAAACATTCTGcataacaagaaaaaaattttaggcttattaaataaagatcctttagagaaaaaaggaaattacaTATTAGCAGAGAAAAAAGACAATAAAGGTGTAGTGAGTACTAGTGAGTGTAAAAAGGGGCAATCTGGAGGAATAGATCAAGTTAAGAGTAACTTGGAGGAGGTAGAAGAAGTATTAGATGAAAGTGAAGAGGAAGAGGAAGAGGAGGAAGAggaggaagaggaagaagaggaagaagaggaagaagaggaagaagaggaTGAGGATGATGATGAAGATTACGAAGTGGACGAGGAGGAGGAGGAGGATGACGACGATGAATTTGACGAAGAAGAATATGATGATGAACAAAgagaaattaattttaactcatataataattcttaCTACGAAACATATAATGATGAAGAGGGTGAAAAATATCGAAACAACATAGAACAATTactaaagaataaaaatcggaacgaaaaatgcaaaaataaagaggaaaaaaacgaaataatgtttgaaaaatataataaattattatcgAATTATAGAGTtagaaaggaaaaattgtCAAAGGACTATATAAAAGATTGTATAAAAGATTGTGTCGAAGAAGATAGCGCCAATTCATGTTGCTTCAGTTGCAAGAGTGAAGAAAGAAATAAGAACATGCCTCTAAATGTACAAGCAGATGtaaaggaaaatttaaaaagtcaTCAAGGTATAAATTGGAATAACAGGGATAGTAATACAAATAACATTGAGTATGAAGAAGGAGATTTTATACGTGATGTGCTGGATCGAAttgatgaaatatattacaaagaatcaagatataaaaatttaaaaagtgtaaataataataacaacaatttgtgtataaatgatttaaacttaaatttaataagcgaatatttaaatgtagatatatccgtttttcataaaaaaactaCTATTCTATTACTAGGAAATACACAAAGTGGTAAGAGTTCCTTTATCAACTGGTTCAGTGAGACTTACGTGCAAAACACTAGTAGTCTTGCCAAGAAAAATCAAATTACCTATGTAGACATTAAGAGCAATTTCAAGTttcaatttaataaattgcAAAATCAGAATTATCAGTTTGGGGTCGTGAACAGGTTAACAGATGAGGGTTACGGCCATTATACGGGGAAAGCGCAATATTATGGAAAAGCTCATGCTAATTATGATAGCACGTATGGCGGCAAGTATGGAGGCACTTATGAAAACACTTGCGGTAACACTCGCGGTAACACTCGCGGTGATCGTTACATAGACCATGATATGAATGGCCCCACCCACCATAATGTGGATGACCACTGTTATAATGAGAATGATTCTTGTGGAGGAGGGGGGAAAAAAATCATGTTTTCAGGAGaacattgttattatttgttcAAGCCCTTTCAACAACTACGAAAAAAAGGgcatgatattaaaaaatatatatatggaaaattatactatcaaaataatttgactaaatatatgaacagaGTAAACTCAGTGTCTTTTATTGATACTAGCGGTATTGATGATGGAAGTGGAATTGATGATATGAGCAATGTAGAATATgatgaaattattatgaacTTATCAAAATATGTTGAcctaatattcatttttgttgactcgaataaattttcaataaataatagactcttaagaataattaattatttactagataatcaaataaataaagttaCCATATGTTTAACTAGAAtagatataattaaaaaaataaatctataCAGAGTTGTATTTTACCTGACTCAATACTTTCTTAGAAATctgaacatttttaaatatcagTCCTTAAATGATACTTCAAATAAAAGAAAGGAGGATGAGGAATTTAATGACTACGAGGATGAAACTATACAAAGACATGGAAAAAgcttttttaacaaaaacaaaatggaaaaaataaatatattatttaatagatCAATCAGATCCTTTCAAAATGTGCTCCTCTTTCCTAACATGCTAGCTAAAATGATAACAAGCCAAAAAAATACCACTGAAAAAGGATCTATAAAAAGAAAGGGTATAAATGCTCCCAGTTCTGGCTCATACTATTTGAACAACATTACAGGGGAGGACGGGGTAGAAGAGAAGTCCCCATTTAGTAGATACACCAGCAGAAGAAGCGCCGGCCGTTGGATGGGGGGTTACGATCAAGCGGAGGTCGAAGAAAAAGACGAAACTGAAGAAAACTGCGGAGTAATGAGTGGACCAATCCGTGCAGAAAGCACAGTGAGAATAAATGCCGGaaaagaggaagaaaaaaaggaagagaaAAGCATACTTAAAAAGATCCTAACCACAAGCTACAACTCGTTTAAAGAAAAGATAATGGGATCAGAAGAGACGGACCAAAATAGTAACAAAGCTGCTAAGCATTGGAGAAGACAGGAGGATACAACTCATCATGGGGGTCATTTCAATTACAACGATGGACAGAATTATGAAGGAAATTTTGTAAGGAGTgatgtaaaaaatgaaagaaatgaTGTATTTGCAAAAGTTTACAAAAGGAATAATCATCAACTAGAATATGTAGAAAGAACAAGTAACAGTTACCAAGAAAGGGATGGtattataaatgaattaaatagaAGCAAACAtgtaaaggaaaataatcGTCTAGagaatatatttgaaaagaaaattaactATAGTGACGGTCTAAAGAACATGAGcatctttttatttgtattaatgtATGAAGTCGTAACAACAGTTTATAGCTTAGTCCATACCACAATAAATAGGTACATCACTGCGAATGGCAGTAGGAGGGTTGTTAACGtagaaaaaatgcaaaagtTGGACAACGCACACAAAATGAGATATATCAACCCGGATGATGCCATCACTACTGGCACCAGAAAGAGAAGTAGTAACatcaataacaataacaatatcAATAACAATatcaatagtaataacaatatcaATAGTAATGGCAACAGAGGTGAAAGTGCAAGTGGAAGTAGTAATGGTAATGCATATAAAATCCTCGAATTtttaactatatatttacCAGAAATGCCTtatgatttattaaaaagagaGAAGTGGAAATACGAAGAAAGTAATATTCATTGTAACCACGATAGGAGAAAGAGGTTTAGCTGTAATATACAGTATGAACATACAGAATATACTGGAATGATGCAAAATGATACCACAAACTATAATACACATgatgttataaataataatcgttttaacaaaaagaaaaattatccACAGAGGAGAAGCATACCTGAAGATTTTATCCTCCTTAGTAAGGGAAATAAGAATAACAATGATGACTGCTACAATGATAGTATTGAACATGTGtcgtatataaataacaataaatttCGGGGTATTAATGAAATTAGCAGAAATTCTTACATAACAGATAgtgtatataatacaaataatgaaAGGGCCTCTAACTACCTTGTGGAAAACGATCCAAGGGAAAGCTCCCCTTACTCATCGAAAGGGAAATACTACCACGTAGGTGAAGAAGCGAGACTGCATCAACGAGTGCACCATCGGGATCATCCACAAGTCCATCCCCAATATGAACCGAGCAATTATCCTTATACGCACTCAAATAACCGAAACTTCAACTACATGCGAATGAGAAATGAAGACGTGAAAGAGTTAAACATGATTCATGAATTGTTGTTCAAAATCGACGAAAGCATAGATTTAAAGACTAAccaaagtatatatatgcttaagAGAGACCTACAGAATATTCAAAATAGTTGCTTAAAGAAAATATCagataataatgaaataattaaaaaaaatagatccTTAcgaatacaaaatataaaattttattttttcaaatatatggCTATATTTTTTGGCTTTATCATATCTTTACTCAGATATGATTTATTAGTATActttaatttcattaaacCTGAACTATTCTTTagtattttttctaaatactTTCTTTTCTTAGCATCTTATAACAAAAATTCCCTCTTCATAGCTGTCAACATGCTATTAGTAGTGGCTTACTTTGCTTTATACATTCGCTACAACCGAAGAAACTACTTCAAATCTTTAGACAAAAGcgatttaaataaattgaaaattattttgttgttcacgcaaataatttttgacGAAATTAATCAGCTCCACTTAAAGCTCCTCGGAAGGACGGATAAGGATGTGCGCAGATGA